Proteins found in one Quercus robur chromosome 2, dhQueRobu3.1, whole genome shotgun sequence genomic segment:
- the LOC126712726 gene encoding guanine nucleotide-binding protein alpha-1 subunit isoform X2, producing MGLLCSRNRHYNGADTEENAHDAEIGRRIEQEAKAEKHIQKLLLLGAGESGKSTIFKQIKLLFQTGFDEAELRSYISVIHANVYQTIKILHDGSKELAQSDTDSSKYVLSSENKDIGEKLSEIGGRLDYPCLNKELAQDIETLWKDAAIQLGIGRFQPWMPPWETSGSETYTRGNELQVPDCANYFMENLQRLADPNYVPTKEDVLYARVRTTGVVEIQFSPVGENKKSGEVYRLFDVGGQRNERRKWIHLFEGVTAVIFCVAISEYDQTLFEDENKNRMMETKELFDWVLKQPCFEKTSFMLFLNKFDIFEKKVLKVPLNVCEWFKDYQPVSTGKQEIEHAYEFVKKKFEELYFQSTATDRVDRGFKIYRTTALDQKLVKKTFKLVDETLRRRNLLEAGLL from the exons ATGGGCTTACTCTGCAGCAGAAACCGTCATTACAATGGAGCAGATACTGAAGAGAATGCACAT GATGCAGAAATCGGAAGGAGAATTGAGCAAGAAGCAAAAGCTGAAAAGCATATCCAGAAACTTCTATTACTTG GTGCTGGAGAGTCTGGGAAGTCCACAATTTTTAAGCAG ATAAAGCTTTTATTTCAAACTGGCTTTGATGAGGCAGAGCTAAGGAGCTACATTTCAGTCATCCATGCCAATGTGTATCAGACTATAAAA ATATTGCATGATGGATCAAAGGAGTTGGCTCAGAGTGACACAGATTCCTCGAAGTACGTTTTATCAAGTGAAAATAAG GATATTGGAGAGAAACTATCAGAAATCGGTGGTAGATTGGATTATCCATGTCTCAATAAAGAGCTTGCACAGGACATTGAGACTCTATGGAAAGATGCTGCAATTCAG TTGGGGATAGGGAGATTTCAACCCTGGATGCCTCCATGGGAAACATCAGGAAGT GAAACATATACTCGTGGTAATGAACTCCAAGTTCCAGATTGTGCTAATTATTTCATGGAAAATTTACAAAGATTGGCTGATCCGAATTATGTTCCAACAAAG GAAGATGTTCTCTATGCAAGAGTTCGTACAACTGGAGTTGTAGAGATCCAGTTCAG CCCTGTTGGAGAAAATAAGAAAAGCGGAGAAGTATATAGACTCTTCGATGTTGGAGGACAGAGAAATGAAAGGAGGAAATGGATCCATCTCTTTGAAGGTGTCACAGCTGTTATCTTTTGTGTTGCCATTAGCGA GTATGACCAAACACTCTTTGAGGATGAAAACAAGAACAGAATGATGGAGACTAAGGAACTCTTTGACTGGGTTCTGAAGCAACCTTGCTTCGAG AAAACATCCTTCATGCTGTTTCTTAACAAGTTTGATATCTTTGAGAAGAAGGTTCTAAAA GTGCCACTAAATGTATGTGAATGGTTCAAGGATTACCAGCCAGTTTCAACGGGAAAACAAGAGATTGAGCATGCATATGA GTTTGTGAAGAAAAAATTTGAGGAGTTGTATTTTCAGAGTACTGCAACTGATCGTGTAGACCGGGGCTTTAAGATCTATAGAACCACTGCCCTTGATCAGAAGCTTGTGAAGAAGACTTTCAAGCTTGTAGATGAGACTCTGAGACGGAGGAATCTCCTTGAGGCTGGCTTATTGTGA
- the LOC126712726 gene encoding guanine nucleotide-binding protein alpha-1 subunit isoform X3 — protein MLSIVVETMGLLCSRNRHYNGADTEENAHDAEIGRRIEQEAKAEKHIQKLLLLGAGESGKSTIFKQIKLLFQTGFDEAELRSYISVIHANVYQTIKILHDGSKELAQSDTDSSKYVLSSENKDIGEKLSEIGGRLDYPCLNKELAQDIETLWKDAAIQETYTRGNELQVPDCANYFMENLQRLADPNYVPTKEDVLYARVRTTGVVEIQFSPVGENKKSGEVYRLFDVGGQRNERRKWIHLFEGVTAVIFCVAISEYDQTLFEDENKNRMMETKELFDWVLKQPCFEKTSFMLFLNKFDIFEKKVLKVPLNVCEWFKDYQPVSTGKQEIEHAYEFVKKKFEELYFQSTATDRVDRGFKIYRTTALDQKLVKKTFKLVDETLRRRNLLEAGLL, from the exons ATGCTGTCTATTGTAGTTGAAACTATGGGCTTACTCTGCAGCAGAAACCGTCATTACAATGGAGCAGATACTGAAGAGAATGCACAT GATGCAGAAATCGGAAGGAGAATTGAGCAAGAAGCAAAAGCTGAAAAGCATATCCAGAAACTTCTATTACTTG GTGCTGGAGAGTCTGGGAAGTCCACAATTTTTAAGCAG ATAAAGCTTTTATTTCAAACTGGCTTTGATGAGGCAGAGCTAAGGAGCTACATTTCAGTCATCCATGCCAATGTGTATCAGACTATAAAA ATATTGCATGATGGATCAAAGGAGTTGGCTCAGAGTGACACAGATTCCTCGAAGTACGTTTTATCAAGTGAAAATAAG GATATTGGAGAGAAACTATCAGAAATCGGTGGTAGATTGGATTATCCATGTCTCAATAAAGAGCTTGCACAGGACATTGAGACTCTATGGAAAGATGCTGCAATTCAG GAAACATATACTCGTGGTAATGAACTCCAAGTTCCAGATTGTGCTAATTATTTCATGGAAAATTTACAAAGATTGGCTGATCCGAATTATGTTCCAACAAAG GAAGATGTTCTCTATGCAAGAGTTCGTACAACTGGAGTTGTAGAGATCCAGTTCAG CCCTGTTGGAGAAAATAAGAAAAGCGGAGAAGTATATAGACTCTTCGATGTTGGAGGACAGAGAAATGAAAGGAGGAAATGGATCCATCTCTTTGAAGGTGTCACAGCTGTTATCTTTTGTGTTGCCATTAGCGA GTATGACCAAACACTCTTTGAGGATGAAAACAAGAACAGAATGATGGAGACTAAGGAACTCTTTGACTGGGTTCTGAAGCAACCTTGCTTCGAG AAAACATCCTTCATGCTGTTTCTTAACAAGTTTGATATCTTTGAGAAGAAGGTTCTAAAA GTGCCACTAAATGTATGTGAATGGTTCAAGGATTACCAGCCAGTTTCAACGGGAAAACAAGAGATTGAGCATGCATATGA GTTTGTGAAGAAAAAATTTGAGGAGTTGTATTTTCAGAGTACTGCAACTGATCGTGTAGACCGGGGCTTTAAGATCTATAGAACCACTGCCCTTGATCAGAAGCTTGTGAAGAAGACTTTCAAGCTTGTAGATGAGACTCTGAGACGGAGGAATCTCCTTGAGGCTGGCTTATTGTGA
- the LOC126712725 gene encoding fatty-acid-binding protein 2 — translation MKNTWLFFIDLDRGSPDIFPIEPIVLHNFGGHLFSQISLFVDNSIHQSQNLFVPGSLALQESFNCMSKLAGALLFWCSSTSTSNIARDIAGRMHGSEPSNHTSSAHVKNVTSSRHNLAGYHFRFRSKGKSGTPVIFGKISSFMMKLLFQEVKRIQSYPLLSLAAAFVPPFNNLSSEVLAVPMESTDLQVHGGIDQRPCKVENQRCMDLSFPDLNLTRHAVEPRTGIEFPMILDNILTGEKKSSLSSEVLVGTGSRTMKIIKIKSLKIYAFGFYIHPYSVCEKLGPKYASISVDELNKCHDFYQDLLREDINMTVRLVVNCNGMKINTVRDAFEKSLRARLVKTNPDTDYHCLKTFGSYFKQDIQIPAGTTIDFRQTSEGQLITEIGGNQIGAVHSKDLCRAFFDMYIGDVPVSEQTKEEIGKNVANLIRRC, via the exons atgaagaataCTTGGTTGTTCTTCATTGATCTTGATAGAGGCTCTCCAGACATCTTTCCAATTGAGCCCATTGTATTGCACAATTTTGGGGGTCATTTATTTTCTCAGATAAGTTTGTTTGTGGATAATTCTATACACCAatctcaaaacttgtttgtcCCCGGAAGTTTAGCTCTCCAAGAATCATTTAATTGTATGTCAAAGTTAGCTGGTGCTTTACTTTTTTGGTGCTCTAGTACATCCACTTCAAATATTGCTCGGGACATAGCTGGTAGAATGCATGGTTCAGAACCCAGTAACCATACATCTTCTGCACATGTTAAGAACGTTACTTCTAGTAGACATAATCTTGCTGGATATCACTTCAGATTCAGATCAAAAGGAAAATCTGGCACCCCAGTGATTTTTGGTAAGATTTCAAGTTTCATGATGAAGCTCCTGTTCCAAGAAGTTAAAAGGATTCAATCCTATCCTTTGCTCTCATTAGCTGCTGCCTTTGTACCTCCGTTCAATAACTT ATCTTCAGAGGTGCTAGCAGTTCCAATGGAGAGTACTGATTTACAAGTGCATGGAGGCATTGACCAAAGGCCTTGTAAGGTTGAGAATCAAAGGTGCATGGATCTGTCTTTTCCTGACTTGAACTTGACAAGACATGCAGTTGAACCCAGAACTGGCATTGAGTTTCCTATGATTTTGGACAACATTTTAACCGGAGAGAAAAAATCCAGTTTAAGTTCAGAg GTTCTTGTTGGTACTGGATCAAGAACTATgaaaatcatcaaaatcaaatctCTTAAGATTTATGCATTTGGTTTTT ATATTCACCCTTACTCTGTCTGTGAGAAATTGGGTCCAAAGTATGCTTCGATTTCAGTGGATGAACTGAACAAATGCCATGATTTTTATCAGGATCTTCTCAG GGAAGATATTAATATGACTGTTAGGCTTGTGGTCAATTGCAATGGGATGAAAATCAATACTGTGAGAGA TGCTTTTGAGAAATCCCTTCGAGCCCGTTTGGTGAAG ACAAACCCAGACACTGATTACCATTGCCTAAAAACATTTGGTTCATACTTCAAACAGGATATCCAAATACCTGCG GGAACGACAATTGATTTTCGACAAACATCTGAGGGACAACTAATTACTGAAA TTGGAGGTAATCAGATTGGAGCAGTCCATAGCAAGGATTTGTGTA GGGCATTCTTTGACATGTACATTGGAGATGTTCCGGTTTCAGAACAAACGAAAGAAGAGATTGGCAAAAATGTTGCTAATCTCATCAGAAGGTGTTGA
- the LOC126712726 gene encoding guanine nucleotide-binding protein alpha-1 subunit isoform X1 — MLSIVVETMGLLCSRNRHYNGADTEENAHDAEIGRRIEQEAKAEKHIQKLLLLGAGESGKSTIFKQIKLLFQTGFDEAELRSYISVIHANVYQTIKILHDGSKELAQSDTDSSKYVLSSENKDIGEKLSEIGGRLDYPCLNKELAQDIETLWKDAAIQLGIGRFQPWMPPWETSGSETYTRGNELQVPDCANYFMENLQRLADPNYVPTKEDVLYARVRTTGVVEIQFSPVGENKKSGEVYRLFDVGGQRNERRKWIHLFEGVTAVIFCVAISEYDQTLFEDENKNRMMETKELFDWVLKQPCFEKTSFMLFLNKFDIFEKKVLKVPLNVCEWFKDYQPVSTGKQEIEHAYEFVKKKFEELYFQSTATDRVDRGFKIYRTTALDQKLVKKTFKLVDETLRRRNLLEAGLL; from the exons ATGCTGTCTATTGTAGTTGAAACTATGGGCTTACTCTGCAGCAGAAACCGTCATTACAATGGAGCAGATACTGAAGAGAATGCACAT GATGCAGAAATCGGAAGGAGAATTGAGCAAGAAGCAAAAGCTGAAAAGCATATCCAGAAACTTCTATTACTTG GTGCTGGAGAGTCTGGGAAGTCCACAATTTTTAAGCAG ATAAAGCTTTTATTTCAAACTGGCTTTGATGAGGCAGAGCTAAGGAGCTACATTTCAGTCATCCATGCCAATGTGTATCAGACTATAAAA ATATTGCATGATGGATCAAAGGAGTTGGCTCAGAGTGACACAGATTCCTCGAAGTACGTTTTATCAAGTGAAAATAAG GATATTGGAGAGAAACTATCAGAAATCGGTGGTAGATTGGATTATCCATGTCTCAATAAAGAGCTTGCACAGGACATTGAGACTCTATGGAAAGATGCTGCAATTCAG TTGGGGATAGGGAGATTTCAACCCTGGATGCCTCCATGGGAAACATCAGGAAGT GAAACATATACTCGTGGTAATGAACTCCAAGTTCCAGATTGTGCTAATTATTTCATGGAAAATTTACAAAGATTGGCTGATCCGAATTATGTTCCAACAAAG GAAGATGTTCTCTATGCAAGAGTTCGTACAACTGGAGTTGTAGAGATCCAGTTCAG CCCTGTTGGAGAAAATAAGAAAAGCGGAGAAGTATATAGACTCTTCGATGTTGGAGGACAGAGAAATGAAAGGAGGAAATGGATCCATCTCTTTGAAGGTGTCACAGCTGTTATCTTTTGTGTTGCCATTAGCGA GTATGACCAAACACTCTTTGAGGATGAAAACAAGAACAGAATGATGGAGACTAAGGAACTCTTTGACTGGGTTCTGAAGCAACCTTGCTTCGAG AAAACATCCTTCATGCTGTTTCTTAACAAGTTTGATATCTTTGAGAAGAAGGTTCTAAAA GTGCCACTAAATGTATGTGAATGGTTCAAGGATTACCAGCCAGTTTCAACGGGAAAACAAGAGATTGAGCATGCATATGA GTTTGTGAAGAAAAAATTTGAGGAGTTGTATTTTCAGAGTACTGCAACTGATCGTGTAGACCGGGGCTTTAAGATCTATAGAACCACTGCCCTTGATCAGAAGCTTGTGAAGAAGACTTTCAAGCTTGTAGATGAGACTCTGAGACGGAGGAATCTCCTTGAGGCTGGCTTATTGTGA
- the LOC126712726 gene encoding guanine nucleotide-binding protein alpha-1 subunit isoform X4 translates to MLSIVVETMGLLCSRNRHYNGADTEENAHDAEIGRRIEQEAKAEKHIQKLLLLGAGESGKSTIFKQIKLLFQTGFDEAELRSYISVIHANVYQTIKILHDGSKELAQSDTDSSKYVLSSENKDIGEKLSEIGGRLDYPCLNKELAQDIETLWKDAAIQLGIGRFQPWMPPWETSGSETYTRGNELQVPDCANYFMENLQRLADPNYVPTKEDVLYARVRTTGVVEIQFSPVGENKKSGEVYRLFDVGGQRNERRKWIHLFEGVTAVIFCVAISEYDQTLFEDENKNRMMETKELFDWVLKQPCFEVPLNVCEWFKDYQPVSTGKQEIEHAYEFVKKKFEELYFQSTATDRVDRGFKIYRTTALDQKLVKKTFKLVDETLRRRNLLEAGLL, encoded by the exons ATGCTGTCTATTGTAGTTGAAACTATGGGCTTACTCTGCAGCAGAAACCGTCATTACAATGGAGCAGATACTGAAGAGAATGCACAT GATGCAGAAATCGGAAGGAGAATTGAGCAAGAAGCAAAAGCTGAAAAGCATATCCAGAAACTTCTATTACTTG GTGCTGGAGAGTCTGGGAAGTCCACAATTTTTAAGCAG ATAAAGCTTTTATTTCAAACTGGCTTTGATGAGGCAGAGCTAAGGAGCTACATTTCAGTCATCCATGCCAATGTGTATCAGACTATAAAA ATATTGCATGATGGATCAAAGGAGTTGGCTCAGAGTGACACAGATTCCTCGAAGTACGTTTTATCAAGTGAAAATAAG GATATTGGAGAGAAACTATCAGAAATCGGTGGTAGATTGGATTATCCATGTCTCAATAAAGAGCTTGCACAGGACATTGAGACTCTATGGAAAGATGCTGCAATTCAG TTGGGGATAGGGAGATTTCAACCCTGGATGCCTCCATGGGAAACATCAGGAAGT GAAACATATACTCGTGGTAATGAACTCCAAGTTCCAGATTGTGCTAATTATTTCATGGAAAATTTACAAAGATTGGCTGATCCGAATTATGTTCCAACAAAG GAAGATGTTCTCTATGCAAGAGTTCGTACAACTGGAGTTGTAGAGATCCAGTTCAG CCCTGTTGGAGAAAATAAGAAAAGCGGAGAAGTATATAGACTCTTCGATGTTGGAGGACAGAGAAATGAAAGGAGGAAATGGATCCATCTCTTTGAAGGTGTCACAGCTGTTATCTTTTGTGTTGCCATTAGCGA GTATGACCAAACACTCTTTGAGGATGAAAACAAGAACAGAATGATGGAGACTAAGGAACTCTTTGACTGGGTTCTGAAGCAACCTTGCTTCGAG GTGCCACTAAATGTATGTGAATGGTTCAAGGATTACCAGCCAGTTTCAACGGGAAAACAAGAGATTGAGCATGCATATGA GTTTGTGAAGAAAAAATTTGAGGAGTTGTATTTTCAGAGTACTGCAACTGATCGTGTAGACCGGGGCTTTAAGATCTATAGAACCACTGCCCTTGATCAGAAGCTTGTGAAGAAGACTTTCAAGCTTGTAGATGAGACTCTGAGACGGAGGAATCTCCTTGAGGCTGGCTTATTGTGA